The Streptomyces sp. NBC_00306 sequence TCCGCGGCCGCTTCCTGGAACTGCCCGGCGTCCGCGACGGCGACGAACGTGCGTACGGCTTGGAGATCCACGCCGCACATCCTAGGCCGTGCGCTGGGAGTACAACTTCTGGTTGTACCTCACGAACCGAGCGGTTGTTTGATGCGCGGACCCACTGGTGGCTTTGATGGGACCGGTCGAACGAGGGTGTCGGGGAGCGGCGGCGAGGGGTGTGCTGGGCATGGGCGCCAGGCGGTCGCTGGGCCGGGAGTTCGCGTGGCTGTGGTCCGCGTACGCGATCAGCACCTTCGGCACACGGCTCGCGTTCGGGGCCTTCCCCCTGATCGCGATCCTCGTGCTGCACGCCGGGGCGGCGGAGGTCGCGGCGCTGGCCGCCGCGGGCCTGGCGGTCGGCGCGGCCGTGGCGCTGCCGCTCGGGCCGTGGGTGGACTTCCGCCGCAAGCGCCCCGTCATGATCGCGATGGACCTGGCCCGCTTCACCGCGTTGATCAGCATCCCCGTCGCGTACGCCCTCGATCTGCTCACCTTCGTCCAGCTGCTCGTCGTCTCCGTCGTCGTCTCCGCCGCCGAGATCACCTTCGGGGCGGCCGGTGGGGCATTCCTCACGTCACTCGTGCCGCCGCAGGACCTCCTGGTCGCCAACGGACGGTTCGAGGCCACGACATGGACCGCCACCATGCTCGGACCGCCCGTCGGCGGAGCCGCGATCGGGCTGTTCGGTCCCGTGATGACCGTGCTCGCGGACGCGGTCAGTCACCTGCTGTCGGCGGCGGCCATCCGCGCGATCGGCAGCAAGGAGGCACCTCCCGCAGGCGCCGGTGCGCGGCCCCGCCTCCGCGCCGGCGATGTCCTCGACGGATGGCGGCACATCCTGGCCGAGCCGGCCCTTCGTCCCCTGTTCTTCAACACGGTCCTCGTCAACGGCCTGATCATGGCGACCTCACCGCTGCTGGCCGTCCTCATGCTCGGTCAACTCGGCTTCGCACCCTGGCAGTACGGCCTCGCCTTCGCCGCGCCCTGCATCGGCGGGCTGATCGGCTCACGGCTGGCCCGCCGCCTCGTCGCGCGGTACGGGTCGCACAGGGTCCTGCTCACATCCGGGTGGCTGCGGGCGTGCTGGCTGCTCGCGCTTGCCTTCACCGGCCCCGGCGCTGCCGGGCTCCTGCTCGTCATGGCCGTCGAGCTCGGGCTGATCACCTGCATGGGAGTCTTCAACCCGGTGTTCGTCACGTACCGACTCGACCACATCGAAACGGATCGCATCGCCCGCACGCTGTCCGCCTGGTCGGTCACCAGCAAGGCCACCATCGCGGCATTGACCGCCCTGTGGGGCCTGCTGGCCGGCCTCACCGGGCCGCGCACAGCACTCGCGATCGCGGGCCTTCTCATGCTGGCCACGCCGCTGCTGCTCCCCCGTCAGAGCCTCACGGCAGACCGGGCGCGGTGATACATGCCGAGCGGGCCGAGGCGGCCCGCTCCCCTACGGGTTCGCCCGCTACCTGATCGTGAACGAGCAGCCTTTCAGGGTCTGTCCGCCGTCGTTGTCCGCGACCGCCTTGCCGTCGACCGTGATGAAGCAGGGGGCCGGCTTCTGCGTACCGTCGACGGACTTGATGGCCCCCGGGACGATCGACACCGGATAACCCGCCTTCTGTTCCGCGGCGGAGAGCCGGACGGTCTCCGTCTTCCGCCACGGCAGGGTCTGCTCGGCGAAACCGCTGGTCTCGGCACGGTAGGTGATCGGCACCTTGCCCAGCCCCTCGACCGCCAGGGTCACCTCGTGGGACTCGGCCGCCTCGGCGGGCGACGGCGAGGCACTCCGTGAGGCGTCACTCCTGCCGCGATTCTCGTCCTGCGTGGTCCCGCCGCCTTCGCAGCCCGTCAGTGCCACGGCCACGAGCAGTGCCACAGCGGTCATCGACGTTCGCATACGTCCCGTTCCCGTGCTCTCGGTTCCTGCCGTCCCTCGGGCAAGGGATCCGACATCCGAAGATCCAAGCACGTGCGGTACGGCACGAACGGTCATGAGCCCCGGTGGCGGGAGCCGAATTCCCGGTGTCAGTCGTCGCCCGAATCGGCGGACCCGCCGCCGCCCTTGCTGCTACGGCTGAAGACAACTGACAGGACGTCCACGACAGCGGCGAGGACGATCAGGGTCACGCGACCGGCGTGGCGCATACGCGGAGAGGCCATGCGCCGGATCCTACGGACCGGCCCCGCGAGTCCGAGAGGGGTGGCAGGGGGAAGCGGTACGGGCGTCCCGCCGGTCCGTGCATCGCCGGGCAACGCGGACGTAACGCCGCGCAGTTCCACCCCTCCCCCGTTGCCGCCTTCTTGTCGTCACCGAGGTGAGGCGAGGAGGGCCTCAAAGGGCTTGTTATCGGATGATCTACACGCCTGCGTGCCCTGCCCCTCCGCTGAACCGCGTATACGGTACGGACAGGACGTACGAAGGGGGCCGTCGTCGTGAGCAGCGCGCAGCGGATCGAGGTCCGGCGGGAGCAGGTGCTCGCCCATCGGGTGGCGGCTCATGGCTTCGACCGGGCCTCCGCCGCACCGGGGGTGCTCGACCTCGGCGTGCAGGACACTCCCTACGGCTCTGCCCGGTTGGCGCTCGCCGCTCGCAGTGCGTCCGCCGAGGGGCTGGAGCTCGTGTGGTCGTTCCGTGGCGCGCCGCATCTGCACAGCCGCGCGAGTCTTCCCGGTCTCGCCACGGCGCTCTGGCCGGTCGGCGACACGGACGCGACAGCGCGGATCGACACCGCCGTGATCAAGGAGGGGGCGCGGCTCGGGGTCGAGGCTTTCCGCCTCACCGCCGAGGCGTTCCGCGACACGGTCACCACCCCGATGGCCAAGGGCGAGGTGAGTACCGCGGTCAGCGCCGCCGTGCCCCCGTCGCTGACGTACTGGTGCGAGCGGTGCGGTGCCCAGCACATCTCCGGGCTGCTCTTCCAGCAGGCCGGGCTCTTCGGTGCGACCGGGGTGGGCGTGGAAGGGGGCCGGACCGTTCTCGCTCCGCTGGAGCACGGGTTCCCGGTGCCGGCCGAGGCATCGGGCACCGCCGGGCTGGTGCGGGCGTATCTGCGCCACCTCGGCCCCGCGACACCCGCCGAGGTGGCGAAGTACCTCGGCACGAAGCCGGCCGTGGTGAAAGGGCTGTGGCCGGACGACCTCGCCGAGGTGCGGATCGAGGGACGGACGTCCTGGCTGCCCGAGCGCGATCTCGACGCCTTGGTATCGGCGGAGTCGGAGTTCGCGTCGACGTTCCGGGGGCTCGTCCGCCTGCTGCCGCCCGGTGATCCGTTCCTCCAGGCGCGGGACCGGAGTCTTCTGGTGCCCGACAAGGACCGCGCGAAGGAGATCTGGCGGGCGATCGGCGGCCCGGGCGTCCTCCTGACCGGCTCGGAGATCGCCGGCACCTGGCGTGCCAAGGCCGCCGGCCGCAGGCTCGACCTCACGGTCACGCCGTTCGGGCCGCTGTCCGCAGCCGTACGCAAGGCCGTGGAGGCCGAGGCGGACACCGTGGCCGCGGCCCGCGGCGCGAGAGACGTCCGGCTGCGGTTCGCGTAGGGCGTCGCTGCCCCGCGAGGCCTTGTGGGACAGCCGGTCACGAGCACGCCTTTCGCCTGTCCGTACGACTCGGCGACGGCCCGCCGAGCGCTCCCGTACCTCGCCCCGGCGGCCGGGGCCCGCGGCGTCGAGATCCCTGCGCCCGCGACTGCGTCGCAGACCGGCCCGGCCGCCCGGGCGCCCCCTCCTGGCACGGCGGAGCCGCCCTGATGTCGGCACACTGGTGGGGAAAGACCCTCGGCACCTCGACCCGCCTGTCGGGGTACCGGGCGAGACGCTGTGTGCCGCGAGTGGAAGGCGACGTCAGTGGCGTCAGACCGTTCGGAGGATGATCGGGCTCCTGGACCGCTCTGGTCGGAGCCCGGGTCGCTTCTTGAACACGTGCCCGTGGCCGTCCTCGGCATCGACGAGGACAACCGCATCTGCTACTGGGGGCCGGGCGCCGAGGGGCTCTTCGGGCACGACTCCGCGGAGGTGCTGGGCAAGGCCGCCGCCGTACTGTTCTCCGACGGCCCGGACGACTCCCCCGGCCCCTCGGTCCGGCTGGCGGAACACGGCCGCACGCTGGGGTACTGGCGCGGGCGGCTGCCGGCCCGGCACCGGAACGGCGAGGTCTTCGACTGCGGTTTCCGGGCCTTCCGCGTGGTCGGTACCGACAGCACGTCGATGGTCCTGGCGCTGGCCAGCCGCAGTGACGTCCTCGATCGGGTGAAGACCAATCTGGCGTTTCTCGATTCCCTCTTCGAGACGACCCCCATCGGCCTGGTCATGCTCGACGACCAACTGCGGTACGTCCACCTCAATGAGGCCCTCGCCGACATGGACGGGGTGTCCATCGAGGAGCACATCGGACGGCCGATGGACGACATCATGATCACCTCCGACGGCGGCGCCTATCTGCGGATGCTGCGCTCGGTCGCCGAAGAGGGACGGACTGTCGCCGGTGTTCTCGTGGGGCTGCGTACCCCTGGTCACCCGGATCTGGACCAGGTGCGGTCGGTGAGCCTCTTCCCGCTCAGCGGCGCGGTCGGTACACGGTCCGGGGTGGGCGGCCTGATGGTGGATGTGACCGAGCGGGAGCAGGCCATCATGGAGGCCAGTGCCGCTCGTCGGCGTCTGGCTCTGCTGGCCCGGGCCACCGCGCGGATCGGTACCACCCTGGATGTGGATGTCACCGCCCGGGAGGTGGTCGCCGCCGCGATTCCCGACTTCTGCGACGCCGCCGTGGTGGAAGTCGTGGAGTGGATGGACGAGCGGGCGCTGTTCGACCCGCAGCAGCCGCTCGTCACCCGAAGAATCGCCTCCGGCACGGTCCTGGCCCCACCCGCCGGCGAGCTCGTGGGCGGGCTGGACCGTGTCACCTACCCACCGGATTCCTCCATCCACCGGACACTGATGTCGGGGCGCCCCCTCTACGTCCCGGTCGACGACGACTTCATGACCCGGACCGTCATTCACCGGGCGCGTGCCCAGCTCCTCAGGGACAGCGGCCTGACCGGCCTCGTCATCGCCCCGCTCATCGCCCGCGGCACCGTCCAGGGCATCACCATGTTCGGACGCTCCGCGGCCAGGCCGGCCTTCACCGACGAGGACCTCCGCCTGGCCGGCGAGCTGTCCTCCAGGGCCGCTCTGTGCCTGGACAACGCACGTCTCTACAGCCGGGTGCAGCACATCGCCCTCACCCTCCAGCGCGCACTGCTCCCGAGCGCGCTGGCGACCAGCCCTCATGTGCAGGTCGCCCACCGCTACGTGCCCGGCAGCCAGGTCACCGAGGTGGGTGGTGACTGGTACGACGTGATCGATCTGCCCGGCGACCGCGTCGCGCTGGTGGTCGGTGACGTGATGGGACACGGCGTTCGGGCCGCCGCGGACATGGGGCGGCTGCGCATCACCGCCAAGGCACTGGCCAGGCACAACCACGAGCCGGCGGACCTGCTCGCCGAACTCGACGCCTGCGCCCAGGAGGCAGGCATCGAGCTGGCGACGTGCCTCTACGTCTCGTACGACGCCGCGACAGGGCGAGCCCGTATCGCCAATGCCGGCCACCCGCCGCCCCTCGTACGGCACCCCGACGGCACGGTCGAGATCCTCGGCGAGGTCCTGGGCGTGCCGCTGGGCGTGGGCGGTCACCCATTCCGGACGATCGAGACCGATATCCCGGACGGCGCGATTCTCGCGCTGTACACCGACGGCCTCGTCGAGGCCCGCGGCCACGACATCGAAGAGGGCCTGGCCGCCGTCTGCGCGGAACTGAGCCAGCTCTCGGACCAGCTCGAAACGATGGCGGACCGCATGCTGTCGCGCCTGCTGCCCGATCCGCCGATCGACGACACCGTCCTCGTCCTCGCCCGTGTGCGGAGCACCGCAGCTGAGCGGTGAGGTGAGCGGGCCGCCAAAGCCTCCGGGGCGCCGAGGACGACGCCGGGCGGCTGCCGCACACGGCGACGCCAGGGACGGCAGGGACGGCAGGGACGGCACGAATGGCACACACCGGAATGAGCGGCTGATCCGGTTTGTTCTGCCCCGGCATGGAGGACGAGACCGGAGCGGCCGCGAGCTCACCCGCCCAGCGGAAGGCCGCGGCAGAGCTGATCGACGACGCCCGCGCCAGTGGTCGGCGGCTGATCGACTCCCTGACGCGCCTGTGGGACGGCGTCGTCGAAGCGTCGACCATGACCAACATCGACGACGAGCACGACCCCGAGGGCGCCACGGTCGCCTTCGAGCGTGCCCAGCTGCGGGACATGCTCACCCGGGCACGGGCGGATCTGGACGACCTCGACCGGGCCGCGGAGCGGGTGCGCACGGGCGCCTACTGGGTCTGCGAGCGCTGTGGCGGCCCGATCGCTCCGGAGCGGCTCGCCGCGCGCCCGACGGCCACGGTGTGCATCACCTGCGCGAACAAAGCCGCCCGCTGATGCGTATCACTGTGTGAGAGGGATGCAGTGGCGCGACGGCTCGACATGTAGAAAGGTCATGGCGGCCGAAAAGCCTCGAAACGCCCGGTTCGGACGATCATGCCGATGACCGTCCGTACGACTTCAGCAACGCCTGACGGAAGGTGTCCCATGTCGAAGCCACCGCTCCCCGACGAAGCAGTCGCCATGCTGACGAAGGCCAACCCGGCAGTCGTCACGACCCTGCGTTCGGACGGCCAGCCGGTGTCCACGGCCACCTGGTACCTGTGGGACGACGGCCGGGTGCTGATCAACATGGACGAGGGTCGCAAGCGCCTGGAGCACGTGCGGAACGACCCGCGTGTCTCGCTCACCGTGCTCGACGAGGGCAACTGGTACACCCACCTCAGCATCATCGGCCGCGTCGCCGAGCTCGTCGAGGACAAGGAGCTGCTCGACATCGACCGGCTGGCCCAGCAGTACCTCGGCAAGCCGTACCCGCAGCGGGACCGCCGCCGGTTCAGCGCATGGATCGAGATCGACCGCTGGCACGGGTGGGGCACCCTGAAGGACAACAGCCGGCCCGGGTGATGGGCGACCGGCCGCGACCGGTGCGATGAGGAACCTCCGGCGTTCACGTCGAGCACACGAACGAGCATGTGTTCCCGTCGAGGTTTCGAATGTCCCTCCGGCACGGCCGGTTTCGTCTCCCGACAAACCCTCCGGGCACTCTCCTGACCGGCGTGTACTGTGTGCCGCGCCGCCATGCCAACGTTCCGGCAATCGTGATGGTTGCGCCGGGAGTTGCGCGGCCGGCTTTCACATTCGCCTCCCGGAGGAGTGTCCGTTCGATGACCCAGAACCGTCCCGATGGGCCCCAGTCCCCCGACGGCGAGAACACGGACGACCGCCGTCGTCCCGGATTGGCCCCCGAGGACGGGACGGACACCGGCCACGCCGAAGGCGACGGTGGCCGGGGAGATGTCGAGGGCGGCGACGGCAAGGCCGACCGCGACACGGACGCACATGCCGACAAGAAGCGCCTGATCGACTACCCCCGTCGCGACAAGGGCGGGGTGCGCCGCTGGATACCCTCGTGGCGGCTCGTCGTCGGCACCTCCTTCGCCGTCGTCACCGCAACGGTGGGGGCCGCGACCGTCGCCTACGCACTGGTGGAGGTCCCTGACCCGACCAGCGCGGCCGAGGCGCAGAACAACGTCTACTACTGGGCCGACGGCACGCAGATGGCCGCCACCGGTGGAGAGATCAACCGCCAGATCATCGGCATCGATCAGATCCCGCAGGCCATGCAGAACGCGGTGATCTCGGCGGAGAACAAGACGTTCCGCACCGACGCGGGCGTGGACCCCATGGGGATCGGCCGCGCCGTGGTGAACATGGCCAAGGGCAGTGAGACCCAGGGCGGTTCCACCATCACCCAGCAGTATGTGAAGAACACCCGGCTCGGCGACCAGCCGAGGAGCGTGAGCCGTAAGGTCGAAGAGCTGTTCGTCTCCATCAAGGTCGGCGCCGACATGGACAAGTCGGAGATCATGGCCGGCTATCTCAACTCCGCCTACTACGGGCGGGATTCCTACGGGATCCAGGCCGCGGCCCGTACGTACTACGGGAAGAACGCCAAGGCCCTGAACCCCAGCGAGTGCGCCTTCCTCGCCTCGCTGCTCAAGGGCGCGGTGTACTTCGATCCGGCCGGTTCCGTGGACGTCGATCCGGCGGCGACACCGGAGGCCAATCTGGCGCGGGTGACCGACCGCTGGAAGTGGGTCATGAACGAGATGGTCAAGGACGGGCATCTGAGTGCTGCCGAGCGGGCGCAGTACCCCTCGTTCCCGATGCCCCAGTCCATCTCCAAGGGGACCCAGCTCGGCGGACAGGTCGGTTATCTCGTCGAACTCGCCAAGGCGAACGTCCTCAAGGACCGGACCCTCGACCTGACTTCGGACGACTTGGCGCGCGGCGGCTACGAGATCCACACCACCTTCGACAAGAAGAAGGTCGACCAGCTCGAGAAGGCGGTGCGGAAGGTCCGCGAAGCCAACATCAAGCCCGACAAGCGGCCGAAGACGGACACCCACGTCCAGTTCGGCGGCGCGTCGGTCGACCCGCGGACCGGTGCGATCGTCGCCGTCTACGGCGGTGAGGACGCGACCGAGCACTTCACCAACAACGCCGACGCGACCGGCGTCCCGGTCGGATCGACCTTCAAGGCCTTCGTCCTGGCGGCGGCGCTGCGCGACGGTGTGCGCGACCCGCAGGGCGGCGCGACTCAGGGAAGTGCCGAGCGTACGCCCGTCGATCCCGACACAAACGTCTACAGCGGCCAGGACAAGCTCAAGATCAAGAACTATGACGGCTCGGTGTGGCTGACCGCGGAGGGCAAGGAGTGGCTGCAGACGAACGACGGCAACGAGTCGTACGGAAACGTCTCGCTGCGTGAGGCCATGATCCGCTCGGCGAACTCACCGTTCGTTCAGCTGGGCATGGACGTCGGCATCCCCTCGGTCCGCCGGGCCGCCGTCGACGCGGGCCTTCTCGAGAACTCGCTCAACACGTCGGACGTCCCCTCGTTCTCCCTCGGTACCTCCTCGCCCAGCGCCATTCGTATGGCCGGGGCCTACGGCACCTTCGCGGATGGGGGCAAGCAGCGTGAGCCGTACTCCGTCACCAAGGTGATCCGGCAGGGCAGGGTGGTCCACGCGCACAAGGACGAGTCCAAGCAGGCCTTCCCCGCCGCGGTCGCCGGCTCCGTGACCGACGTGCTCAAGGATGTCGTCGAGAACGACGCAGGCACCGGCCGGAACGCGCGGCTGCCGGGCCGTGAGGTCGCCGGTAAGACCGGTACGACCGACGGCAACAAGTCCGCCTGGTTCGTGGGCTACACCCCGCAGCTCTCGACCGCCATCGACATGTACCGCCTCGACGACGACGAGAAGAACCGCGACGGCACGTTCCTGGAGATGTTCGGTACGGGTGGCCAGGAGAAGGTCCACGGCGCCTCGTTCCCGTCGGAGATCTGGCGGACGTACATGACCGAAGCTC is a genomic window containing:
- a CDS encoding TraR/DksA family transcriptional regulator, which produces MEDETGAAASSPAQRKAAAELIDDARASGRRLIDSLTRLWDGVVEASTMTNIDDEHDPEGATVAFERAQLRDMLTRARADLDDLDRAAERVRTGAYWVCERCGGPIAPERLAARPTATVCITCANKAAR
- a CDS encoding SpoIIE family protein phosphatase → MAVLGIDEDNRICYWGPGAEGLFGHDSAEVLGKAAAVLFSDGPDDSPGPSVRLAEHGRTLGYWRGRLPARHRNGEVFDCGFRAFRVVGTDSTSMVLALASRSDVLDRVKTNLAFLDSLFETTPIGLVMLDDQLRYVHLNEALADMDGVSIEEHIGRPMDDIMITSDGGAYLRMLRSVAEEGRTVAGVLVGLRTPGHPDLDQVRSVSLFPLSGAVGTRSGVGGLMVDVTEREQAIMEASAARRRLALLARATARIGTTLDVDVTAREVVAAAIPDFCDAAVVEVVEWMDERALFDPQQPLVTRRIASGTVLAPPAGELVGGLDRVTYPPDSSIHRTLMSGRPLYVPVDDDFMTRTVIHRARAQLLRDSGLTGLVIAPLIARGTVQGITMFGRSAARPAFTDEDLRLAGELSSRAALCLDNARLYSRVQHIALTLQRALLPSALATSPHVQVAHRYVPGSQVTEVGGDWYDVIDLPGDRVALVVGDVMGHGVRAAADMGRLRITAKALARHNHEPADLLAELDACAQEAGIELATCLYVSYDAATGRARIANAGHPPPLVRHPDGTVEILGEVLGVPLGVGGHPFRTIETDIPDGAILALYTDGLVEARGHDIEEGLAAVCAELSQLSDQLETMADRMLSRLLPDPPIDDTVLVLARVRSTAAER
- a CDS encoding transglycosylase domain-containing protein, translating into MTQNRPDGPQSPDGENTDDRRRPGLAPEDGTDTGHAEGDGGRGDVEGGDGKADRDTDAHADKKRLIDYPRRDKGGVRRWIPSWRLVVGTSFAVVTATVGAATVAYALVEVPDPTSAAEAQNNVYYWADGTQMAATGGEINRQIIGIDQIPQAMQNAVISAENKTFRTDAGVDPMGIGRAVVNMAKGSETQGGSTITQQYVKNTRLGDQPRSVSRKVEELFVSIKVGADMDKSEIMAGYLNSAYYGRDSYGIQAAARTYYGKNAKALNPSECAFLASLLKGAVYFDPAGSVDVDPAATPEANLARVTDRWKWVMNEMVKDGHLSAAERAQYPSFPMPQSISKGTQLGGQVGYLVELAKANVLKDRTLDLTSDDLARGGYEIHTTFDKKKVDQLEKAVRKVREANIKPDKRPKTDTHVQFGGASVDPRTGAIVAVYGGEDATEHFTNNADATGVPVGSTFKAFVLAAALRDGVRDPQGGATQGSAERTPVDPDTNVYSGQDKLKIKNYDGSVWLTAEGKEWLQTNDGNESYGNVSLREAMIRSANSPFVQLGMDVGIPSVRRAAVDAGLLENSLNTSDVPSFSLGTSSPSAIRMAGAYGTFADGGKQREPYSVTKVIRQGRVVHAHKDESKQAFPAAVAGSVTDVLKDVVENDAGTGRNARLPGREVAGKTGTTDGNKSAWFVGYTPQLSTAIDMYRLDDDEKNRDGTFLEMFGTGGQEKVHGASFPSEIWRTYMTEALKDQKVLRFPAPEQP
- a CDS encoding PPOX class F420-dependent oxidoreductase; translated protein: MSKPPLPDEAVAMLTKANPAVVTTLRSDGQPVSTATWYLWDDGRVLINMDEGRKRLEHVRNDPRVSLTVLDEGNWYTHLSIIGRVAELVEDKELLDIDRLAQQYLGKPYPQRDRRRFSAWIEIDRWHGWGTLKDNSRPG
- a CDS encoding MFS transporter, with the translated sequence MGARRSLGREFAWLWSAYAISTFGTRLAFGAFPLIAILVLHAGAAEVAALAAAGLAVGAAVALPLGPWVDFRRKRPVMIAMDLARFTALISIPVAYALDLLTFVQLLVVSVVVSAAEITFGAAGGAFLTSLVPPQDLLVANGRFEATTWTATMLGPPVGGAAIGLFGPVMTVLADAVSHLLSAAAIRAIGSKEAPPAGAGARPRLRAGDVLDGWRHILAEPALRPLFFNTVLVNGLIMATSPLLAVLMLGQLGFAPWQYGLAFAAPCIGGLIGSRLARRLVARYGSHRVLLTSGWLRACWLLALAFTGPGAAGLLLVMAVELGLITCMGVFNPVFVTYRLDHIETDRIARTLSAWSVTSKATIAALTALWGLLAGLTGPRTALAIAGLLMLATPLLLPRQSLTADRAR
- a CDS encoding DNA glycosylase AlkZ-like family protein, with amino-acid sequence MSSAQRIEVRREQVLAHRVAAHGFDRASAAPGVLDLGVQDTPYGSARLALAARSASAEGLELVWSFRGAPHLHSRASLPGLATALWPVGDTDATARIDTAVIKEGARLGVEAFRLTAEAFRDTVTTPMAKGEVSTAVSAAVPPSLTYWCERCGAQHISGLLFQQAGLFGATGVGVEGGRTVLAPLEHGFPVPAEASGTAGLVRAYLRHLGPATPAEVAKYLGTKPAVVKGLWPDDLAEVRIEGRTSWLPERDLDALVSAESEFASTFRGLVRLLPPGDPFLQARDRSLLVPDKDRAKEIWRAIGGPGVLLTGSEIAGTWRAKAAGRRLDLTVTPFGPLSAAVRKAVEAEADTVAAARGARDVRLRFA